One Streptomyces sp. CNQ-509 DNA window includes the following coding sequences:
- a CDS encoding prenyltransferase/squalene oxidase repeat-containing protein, with protein MAPIGRTAAARGTRAALAAAVLLPLTVAGPASAASAATAPQAAPRVAAQGAPAQAVPAQKKLPEGLYGTADPEFDGVWRQSLALLAQRSQQLRPAPAAVAFLTGQQCADGGFAAYRADVAKPCDEAAEDTNATAAAVQALSAVGGERKAVAEGVAWLKEIQNEDGGWGFNPGGPTDANSTAVVVGALAAVGEEPEKTTAGGGSPYDALATLQLGCDAKKAERGAYAYQPEDDGALFPNDYATAAAVLAGTGSGLGAGLAKGGGKDEPVEAGACTEDPSPAEAADAGAAYLAQKLAAGDGHLPMVTGEGPDHNATAVAVLALAAGGHGSAAREPYGWLERDKGTLSWSKENPAALATLILAADAVDADPSAFAGGTDLVASLNATGPQPTAEKPATDPAASEESSDDDGGGPGVAVWSLLAVGLAAGAGIGLLASARRKKRA; from the coding sequence ATGGCTCCGATAGGCCGGACCGCCGCCGCCCGCGGCACGCGCGCCGCACTCGCCGCCGCAGTGCTGCTGCCCCTCACCGTCGCCGGCCCGGCGTCGGCGGCCTCGGCCGCCACCGCGCCGCAGGCGGCACCGCGGGTCGCCGCGCAGGGCGCGCCCGCGCAGGCCGTACCCGCACAGAAGAAGCTGCCCGAGGGGCTTTACGGCACCGCGGACCCCGAGTTCGACGGCGTCTGGCGGCAGTCGCTGGCCCTTCTCGCCCAGCGCTCGCAGCAGTTGCGCCCGGCTCCGGCCGCGGTCGCCTTCCTCACCGGGCAGCAGTGCGCGGACGGCGGCTTCGCCGCGTACCGCGCGGATGTCGCGAAGCCCTGCGACGAGGCGGCCGAGGACACCAACGCGACCGCCGCCGCGGTGCAGGCGCTGAGCGCAGTGGGCGGGGAGCGCAAGGCCGTGGCCGAGGGCGTGGCCTGGCTGAAGGAGATCCAGAACGAGGACGGCGGCTGGGGCTTCAACCCCGGCGGCCCGACGGACGCCAACTCGACCGCGGTCGTGGTCGGTGCGCTCGCCGCGGTCGGCGAGGAGCCGGAGAAGACGACGGCGGGCGGCGGCAGCCCGTACGACGCGCTCGCGACGCTCCAACTCGGCTGCGACGCGAAGAAGGCGGAGCGGGGGGCGTACGCGTACCAGCCGGAGGACGACGGTGCGCTCTTCCCCAACGACTACGCGACCGCGGCGGCCGTGCTCGCGGGGACGGGCAGCGGCCTCGGTGCCGGCCTGGCGAAGGGGGGCGGCAAGGACGAGCCGGTCGAGGCGGGCGCCTGCACGGAGGACCCGTCCCCCGCGGAGGCGGCGGACGCGGGTGCGGCATACCTGGCGCAGAAGCTGGCGGCCGGCGACGGGCACCTCCCGATGGTGACCGGCGAGGGCCCCGACCACAACGCGACCGCCGTCGCCGTGCTGGCGCTGGCCGCGGGCGGCCACGGCAGCGCGGCGCGCGAGCCGTACGGCTGGCTGGAGCGCGACAAGGGCACCCTGTCCTGGTCGAAGGAGAACCCGGCGGCCCTGGCCACCCTCATCCTCGCCGCCGACGCGGTGGACGCCGACCCGAGCGCCTTCGCGGGCGGTACGGACCTGGTGGCGAGCCTCAACGCCACGGGCCCGCAGCCGACGGCGGAGAAGCCGGCGACGGACCCGGCGGCGTCGGAGGAGTCGTCGGACGACGACGGCGGCGGCCCGGGTGTGGCGGTCTGGTCGCTGCTGGCGGTGGGCCTGGCGGCGGGCGCGGGCATCGGCCTGCTGGCGAGCGCCCGCAGAAAGAAGCGCGCATGA